A genomic segment from Alistipes senegalensis JC50 encodes:
- a CDS encoding sialate O-acetylesterase: protein MKKLFFAFVAVFALLAGCSSGEDDPREDGVEGTFELHSFLQDGMVIQQNRPFRLWGKASAANVKITAKASWARQEYTCKADANGAWVLEIPVPAAPSDNAPQSIVVSTPLRKAVLRDLLIGEVWVLGGQSNMAFALGQVLDAPAEINAANYPNIRFFTVQPSNTAAPIFDWREEMPAPYGRWYSTSPATAGSQSAVGYYFGRMLHKELGVPVGLVNTSYGGATAQAYTPIEALEGDSRLKANFVDPYKANPDMNVLVRPAELYNSMVHPLLPLSARGVVWYQGEGNWGDYPIYPLLMKTLINGWRRNFAHSEMPFYYVQIAPWGFGQDTSSKEWFYTQGEAIGYAYMREAQALTREQVSHSGMAVTMDVGDPDDIHPTNKCPVGERLARLALNGTYGRSEVACLGPRYNSLKVENGVVKLLFDNAEGLKTNDGQAPKHFYVASMAGSEHKFWPASAEIHGSEVWLTCPDVVTTSTAASGVAVRYAFLLYPMTNLENGAGLPAEPFRTDSWSAEISYVY, encoded by the coding sequence ATGAAAAAACTCTTTTTTGCGTTTGTCGCCGTGTTTGCGCTCCTCGCGGGCTGCTCCTCCGGGGAGGATGACCCGCGTGAAGACGGGGTCGAGGGGACTTTCGAACTGCACAGTTTTTTGCAGGACGGCATGGTGATCCAGCAGAACCGGCCATTTCGCCTGTGGGGCAAGGCTTCCGCTGCCAACGTGAAGATCACCGCGAAAGCGAGCTGGGCCCGGCAGGAATACACCTGCAAGGCTGATGCGAACGGGGCGTGGGTGCTGGAAATTCCGGTGCCTGCGGCGCCTTCCGACAATGCTCCGCAGTCGATCGTGGTTTCGACGCCGCTCCGGAAAGCGGTTCTGCGCGACCTGCTGATCGGCGAGGTGTGGGTGCTGGGCGGGCAGTCGAACATGGCTTTCGCCTTGGGACAGGTACTCGACGCCCCGGCCGAGATCAACGCCGCGAACTATCCGAACATCCGCTTTTTCACCGTGCAACCCTCGAATACGGCCGCCCCGATCTTCGACTGGCGCGAGGAGATGCCCGCGCCCTATGGCAGATGGTATTCCACGAGCCCTGCGACGGCCGGCTCCCAGAGCGCTGTGGGCTACTACTTCGGGCGGATGCTCCACAAGGAGCTGGGCGTGCCCGTCGGATTGGTCAATACTTCTTACGGCGGCGCCACGGCGCAGGCTTATACGCCGATCGAGGCTCTCGAAGGCGACAGCCGGCTGAAAGCGAATTTCGTCGATCCTTACAAGGCCAATCCTGATATGAACGTGCTGGTGCGGCCCGCCGAACTCTACAACAGCATGGTTCACCCGTTGCTGCCGCTGTCGGCCCGCGGTGTGGTGTGGTATCAGGGCGAAGGCAACTGGGGCGACTATCCGATCTATCCCCTGCTGATGAAGACGCTCATCAACGGTTGGCGGCGTAACTTCGCCCACAGCGAGATGCCGTTCTATTACGTGCAGATCGCCCCGTGGGGTTTCGGTCAGGACACCTCCTCGAAAGAGTGGTTCTACACCCAGGGCGAGGCTATCGGTTACGCCTACATGCGCGAGGCGCAGGCGCTGACCCGCGAGCAGGTTTCTCACTCGGGGATGGCTGTGACGATGGACGTGGGCGATCCCGACGACATCCATCCCACGAACAAGTGCCCCGTGGGCGAACGCCTGGCGCGTCTGGCGCTCAACGGGACCTACGGCCGCAGCGAGGTGGCGTGCCTCGGGCCGCGCTACAACAGTCTGAAAGTCGAGAACGGCGTGGTGAAGCTCCTCTTCGACAATGCCGAAGGGCTGAAAACCAACGACGGGCAGGCTCCGAAGCATTTCTACGTGGCCTCGATGGCCGGTTCGGAGCATAAGTTCTGGCCGGCGTCGGCCGAGATCCACGGTTCGGAGGTGTGGCTCACCTGCCCCGACGTGGTAACAACTTCTACCGCAGCTTCCGGCGTGGCCGTACGCTATGCTTTCCTGCTCTATCCGATGACCAACCTCGAAAACGGTGCGGGACTTCCGGCCGAGCCTTTCCGCACCGACTCCTGGTCTGCGGAGATCAGTTACGTCTATTAG
- a CDS encoding L-threonylcarbamoyladenylate synthase: MQKETDLQKEVDEAVRAMRAGGIILYPTDTVWGLGCDATNAAAVERIYKLKRSENKKSMLVLCASADMVVRYVNKAPGIAFEVMELATSPLTAILPGAAGVAENLIPEEGTLGVRIPDHEFCRRMLRALGRPVVSTSANISGEATPAGLQEVAQEIIDGVDFVVNPRFEGKPTRKASSIIAFGEGGEVKIIRE, encoded by the coding sequence ATGCAGAAAGAGACCGACTTGCAGAAGGAGGTTGACGAAGCCGTGCGCGCGATGCGCGCGGGCGGAATCATCCTCTACCCCACCGACACGGTCTGGGGACTGGGCTGCGACGCTACGAACGCCGCCGCCGTGGAACGTATCTACAAACTCAAGCGCAGCGAGAACAAGAAGTCGATGCTCGTGCTGTGCGCCTCGGCCGACATGGTCGTGCGCTACGTCAACAAGGCTCCCGGCATCGCCTTCGAGGTGATGGAGCTGGCGACGAGCCCCCTGACGGCTATTCTGCCGGGTGCCGCGGGAGTTGCCGAGAACCTCATCCCCGAGGAGGGGACGCTCGGCGTGCGCATCCCCGACCACGAATTCTGCCGCCGGATGCTCCGCGCCCTCGGACGGCCGGTCGTCTCGACCTCGGCCAACATCTCGGGCGAAGCGACGCCCGCGGGATTGCAGGAGGTGGCGCAGGAGATCATCGACGGCGTGGACTTCGTCGTCAATCCCCGTTTCGAAGGCAAACCCACCCGCAAGGCTTCGTCGATCATCGCCTTCGGCGAAGGCGGCGAGGTGAAGATCATCCGCGAATAA
- a CDS encoding acyl-CoA thioesterase: MARVLETPIQKRFSDIDPFQHVNNVSQQMYFDVGKTEYYEKILGAEVLSGDLRILTVSTATSYAGQVRMHDPVRVTTTCERIGTKSLTLFQQLLVGEEVRSESRSVMVVFDFARQRSEPVPEEWRRRLLAD; the protein is encoded by the coding sequence ATGGCCCGCGTACTCGAAACCCCCATCCAGAAACGGTTCTCGGACATCGACCCGTTCCAGCACGTGAACAACGTCTCGCAGCAAATGTATTTCGATGTCGGCAAGACGGAGTATTACGAAAAGATACTGGGCGCGGAGGTGCTGTCGGGCGACCTGCGCATCCTCACCGTCTCGACCGCGACCTCCTACGCGGGGCAGGTGCGGATGCACGACCCGGTGCGCGTGACGACCACCTGCGAACGGATCGGCACGAAGAGCCTGACGCTCTTCCAGCAACTGCTGGTAGGCGAAGAGGTTCGCAGCGAAAGCCGCTCGGTGATGGTGGTCTTCGACTTCGCCCGCCAGCGAAGCGAGCCCGTGCCCGAGGAGTGGCGCCGGCGGCTTCTTGCGGATTAG
- a CDS encoding FecR family protein: protein MKMKEEITNARLFRFCAGETTANENDRIAAWLDENPEEHQRRLNDVHSMYLVSILCESEATQPARRSARLTSFRRYAAGIAAALLVGFAGNYAFFAHRLNGWAEQQTVIEAPAGQHVRISLNDGSEVDLNSGSRLIYPAIFSSKERRVKLVGEARFDVSHNEKQPFVVETFAYDVQVLGTDFNVIADEAKGQFSTALFEGRVSIHNHRNSERIVMEPNTVVRLENGYLYVDKLESRDEYLWTEGILSFRNDSFDDIVEKLRKYYNVEIEIRCAALPKVTYGRLKIRISEGIEHALRILQLASDFTYEYDHDRNRIIIR from the coding sequence ATGAAAATGAAAGAAGAGATTACAAACGCCCGGTTGTTCCGGTTCTGTGCCGGAGAGACTACGGCCAATGAGAACGACCGAATTGCCGCATGGCTGGATGAGAACCCCGAGGAGCATCAGCGACGACTGAACGACGTGCATTCGATGTATCTCGTGAGCATTTTGTGCGAATCTGAAGCGACGCAGCCGGCCCGACGTTCTGCAAGGCTCACCTCTTTCCGTCGGTATGCGGCAGGCATTGCAGCCGCTCTGCTGGTCGGATTTGCGGGTAACTATGCATTCTTTGCCCACCGGCTGAACGGTTGGGCCGAACAGCAGACCGTCATCGAAGCTCCGGCGGGCCAGCACGTTCGGATTTCACTCAACGACGGTTCGGAGGTCGATCTGAATTCCGGAAGCCGGCTTATCTACCCTGCGATTTTCAGTAGCAAAGAGCGTCGGGTCAAACTTGTCGGAGAGGCCCGGTTCGATGTCAGCCACAACGAAAAACAGCCTTTCGTCGTGGAAACATTCGCTTACGATGTCCAAGTGTTGGGAACCGATTTCAATGTAATTGCCGACGAGGCGAAAGGTCAGTTCTCGACAGCATTGTTCGAAGGCCGGGTATCTATTCACAACCACCGGAACAGCGAACGGATCGTCATGGAACCCAATACAGTCGTTCGGCTCGAAAACGGATATCTGTATGTGGACAAACTCGAAAGCCGCGATGAGTATTTGTGGACGGAGGGTATTCTGTCGTTCCGAAACGATTCGTTCGACGATATTGTCGAAAAATTGCGGAAATATTACAATGTCGAGATCGAAATCCGGTGCGCTGCACTTCCGAAGGTAACCTACGGACGCCTCAAAATCCGTATCTCGGAGGGAATCGAACATGCCTTACGAATATTGCAACTCGCCTCTGACTTCACTTACGAATACGATCACGATCGAAACAGAATCATCATTCGGTGA
- a CDS encoding TonB-dependent receptor encodes MNEIERQTKYLFGSADNVDVNRIVTVQVVDRPLREALDAMLRGTNISYMVQGSNIVLKNRRSEADANRPVTVSGIVRDVAGNPVVGAAVVVKGTTIGVSTDIEGRFALQVPPPASQAVLEINYLGYEPTDVRVGSVTHFDITLKEDSQQISDVLVVGYTPMRKSDFTGSVASVKSSELTTTTPTMAQALAGKVAGVEVRQASGAPGEGVQIRVRGVNSLSAGSDPLYVVDGYPASEDVYINPGDIESIDILKDAASAAIYGSRGASGVVLITTKRGKEGERAKISYDFSYGIQQLERKVDLLDANQFRDLYIASRNDSYRRKATAAGIAWSPNDDNSIRSAKGFSLADVGIHPMFYDFTTRTPVEQQYNTDWQDEVFGNAGMMRHNISVTGGSKAIRYMASIGYMDQDGIIAPSNHNRINARLNLDAQITKHFSASLSYSMFDVKNKVVQAEGRMINDGVIQSTLMYLPNLPAYEENGDYARSAMIRMKTDWGINFPENPLVIANELDISEKASRHNLNFNLVYEPLPDLKISARLGQQWYNYRYFYYRPMSIGRNSSPAYSSELAAYNIARSSSTYDIDRLGEFTASYKKQLGCHRFDALVGYTLQRKTYDRLGVEATGFADDRIHEVTAHGPKDSDISLYETRKAAWSMMSYLARLNYSFDDRYTVTGTFRADGSSRFGVNNRWGYFPSVSAGWTISNEPFLKDALENIATIRIRASWGKSGNNDIGNYSSIAGISTGSYAFGTTAVSTSRLGGFADSELGWETTTQTNIGLDLGFFNSRLNVIANYYNSISTDILYNAPISAISGFTSSTTNMTDAKIRNRGFDLQIDARLLTGKVKWNVSTNISINRNKVVNLGGLDDILSTSERSVQSHITKEGYPIGSFYGYKAVGIMSELDYKNALKDREVYLANGSKFPSGYTLRGPAVPSYALDDLSYGNTVWKDVNGDGVIDTNDKTILGNAYPDFTGGFSTSLSWNGFDLGASFTYSYGGEVINFQDYYLFNMEGSSNQYAIAADRYVSDMNPGRNNVPVATRISVTNQSLKLSSYYVEDASYFRCSNITLGYTLPKRLLRKIGIESCRVYVSGDNLFTITDYRGYNPEVSYKSSNLMPGFDWGCYPLSRIYSVGLNLTF; translated from the coding sequence ATGAATGAGATTGAGCGTCAGACGAAATATCTTTTCGGAAGCGCTGATAACGTGGATGTGAATCGCATCGTTACGGTCCAGGTCGTGGACCGTCCGCTGCGGGAGGCGCTTGACGCCATGCTCCGGGGAACGAATATATCCTATATGGTTCAGGGCTCAAATATCGTATTGAAGAACAGACGCTCGGAAGCTGACGCGAACAGACCTGTCACGGTTTCGGGCATCGTCCGCGATGTAGCCGGCAACCCGGTTGTCGGAGCTGCTGTGGTCGTGAAAGGTACGACGATCGGCGTCAGCACCGATATAGAGGGCCGATTTGCACTTCAGGTACCCCCCCCCGCTTCGCAGGCCGTTCTGGAAATCAACTACCTGGGTTATGAACCGACGGACGTTCGGGTCGGTAGCGTCACGCACTTCGACATCACGCTCAAGGAGGACAGCCAGCAGATTTCAGATGTGCTTGTCGTCGGCTATACACCGATGCGCAAGAGCGACTTCACGGGTTCGGTGGCCAGCGTCAAGTCCAGCGAACTCACGACGACGACGCCCACCATGGCGCAGGCGCTTGCAGGTAAGGTTGCCGGCGTCGAAGTCCGTCAGGCCAGCGGAGCTCCGGGCGAAGGCGTACAGATTCGTGTGCGGGGCGTGAACTCGCTTTCGGCCGGCAGCGATCCGCTGTATGTTGTCGATGGTTATCCGGCCTCGGAGGATGTTTACATCAATCCCGGCGACATCGAGAGCATCGACATCCTGAAAGATGCCGCCTCGGCCGCGATCTACGGTTCGCGCGGCGCTTCGGGCGTCGTGCTGATTACGACCAAACGCGGTAAGGAGGGCGAGCGTGCCAAGATCAGCTACGATTTCTCTTATGGCATTCAACAGCTCGAACGTAAGGTCGATCTGCTGGATGCGAACCAGTTCCGCGACCTGTACATCGCTTCGCGCAACGATTCCTACCGTCGGAAAGCGACGGCCGCCGGCATTGCATGGAGTCCCAACGATGACAATTCGATCCGTTCGGCCAAGGGATTTTCGCTCGCCGATGTCGGTATCCACCCCATGTTCTACGACTTTACGACCCGGACGCCCGTCGAACAGCAATATAATACCGATTGGCAGGATGAGGTGTTCGGCAATGCCGGGATGATGCGGCACAACATCTCGGTGACCGGCGGCTCCAAAGCGATTCGCTACATGGCCAGCATCGGCTACATGGATCAGGACGGCATCATTGCTCCCTCGAATCACAACCGCATCAATGCCCGCCTGAACCTCGATGCGCAGATCACCAAACACTTTTCGGCCAGTTTGAGTTATTCGATGTTCGATGTCAAGAACAAAGTGGTTCAGGCTGAGGGCCGCATGATCAATGACGGTGTCATCCAGAGCACGCTGATGTACCTGCCCAACCTGCCGGCTTACGAGGAGAACGGCGATTACGCACGCAGTGCCATGATTCGCATGAAGACCGACTGGGGCATCAATTTCCCGGAAAATCCGCTCGTCATCGCCAACGAACTGGATATTTCGGAGAAGGCTTCGCGTCACAACCTGAATTTCAATCTGGTCTATGAGCCGCTGCCCGATCTGAAGATCTCGGCACGGCTGGGACAGCAGTGGTACAACTACCGCTATTTCTACTATCGGCCGATGAGCATCGGCCGCAACTCCTCGCCGGCATACAGTTCCGAACTGGCCGCCTATAACATCGCCCGTTCGAGTTCGACCTACGACATTGACCGGCTCGGGGAGTTTACGGCAAGCTACAAAAAACAGCTCGGATGCCACCGTTTCGACGCCCTCGTCGGCTATACGCTCCAGCGCAAGACCTACGACCGGCTCGGAGTCGAGGCTACGGGATTCGCCGACGACCGCATCCACGAGGTGACGGCTCATGGGCCGAAGGATTCGGACATATCGCTTTACGAAACCCGCAAGGCGGCTTGGTCGATGATGTCTTATTTGGCGCGTCTGAATTATTCGTTCGACGACCGTTACACCGTGACCGGAACGTTCCGCGCCGACGGTTCGTCGCGTTTCGGTGTCAATAACCGCTGGGGATATTTCCCGTCGGTATCGGCAGGTTGGACGATCTCGAACGAACCGTTTCTGAAAGATGCGCTCGAAAACATTGCTACGATCCGTATCCGTGCCAGTTGGGGTAAGAGCGGCAACAACGACATCGGCAACTACTCCAGCATCGCAGGCATCTCCACCGGGAGCTATGCTTTCGGCACGACGGCCGTATCCACTTCCCGTCTCGGCGGGTTTGCCGATTCGGAACTCGGATGGGAAACGACGACGCAGACCAACATCGGTCTGGATCTGGGCTTCTTCAACAGTCGCCTGAACGTGATCGCCAACTATTACAACTCCATTTCGACCGACATTCTCTATAACGCACCGATCTCCGCGATTTCCGGATTCACTTCCTCGACGACCAATATGACCGACGCGAAGATCCGTAACCGGGGTTTCGACTTGCAGATCGACGCCCGGCTGTTGACTGGCAAGGTGAAATGGAATGTGAGTACGAATATTTCGATCAACCGAAATAAGGTGGTCAATCTGGGCGGACTCGACGACATCCTTTCCACATCGGAGCGTTCCGTCCAGTCCCACATTACCAAGGAGGGCTATCCTATCGGGTCGTTCTACGGCTACAAGGCCGTCGGCATCATGTCGGAACTCGATTACAAGAACGCGCTGAAGGACCGGGAGGTTTATCTGGCCAACGGCAGCAAATTCCCCTCCGGCTACACATTGCGAGGCCCTGCCGTACCCAGCTATGCACTCGATGATCTCTCCTACGGCAATACGGTCTGGAAGGACGTGAACGGAGATGGGGTCATCGACACGAATGACAAAACGATTTTGGGCAATGCTTATCCTGATTTCACAGGCGGTTTTTCGACCAGCCTCTCATGGAACGGGTTCGATCTGGGAGCGAGCTTCACCTACTCGTATGGCGGCGAAGTGATAAATTTCCAGGATTATTACTTGTTCAATATGGAAGGTTCTTCGAATCAGTATGCGATCGCGGCCGACCGTTATGTGTCGGATATGAATCCGGGTCGTAACAATGTCCCCGTTGCCACGCGGATTTCGGTAACCAACCAGTCGCTCAAACTTTCTTCGTACTATGTGGAGGATGCCTCTTATTTTCGCTGTTCAAACATTACATTGGGCTACACGCTCCCTAAACGTTTGCTCCGGAAAATCGGTATTGAATCGTGCCGGGTATATGTCAGCGGCGACAATCTTTTCACTATAACTGACTACCGCGGTTATAATCCCGAGGTTTCGTACAAAAGCAGCAATCTGATGCCCGGATTCGACTGGGGCTGCTATCCGCTTTCACGCATCTATTCCGTAGGCTTAAATTTAACGTTTTAA
- a CDS encoding DMT family transporter, translated as MDKGKLKGHAALWAANIVWGLNAPIGKSVLQSEANPGGISPFALSVYRMVGAALLFWAVSLFFPRERVAPRDIVLLLFASVFGIQLNQMLFLWGLSLTSPIDTSIIATIVPVLTMILATLFLREPITWLKAGGVFLGCAGALILILVSQHGTGHTSSVKGDVLCIVSAVSYATYLTAFRNVIVRYSPVTTMKWMFLFAAVAALAIYWRPLTEVDYAAVSPRIWGGVAYVVVGATFFSYLMVPVAQHHLRPTVVSMYNYVQPIVAVLFTVALGLDTFGFTKAGAALCVFVGVWLVTKSKSRAQLDAARLQDKKG; from the coding sequence ATGGACAAAGGAAAACTGAAAGGTCATGCGGCCTTGTGGGCCGCGAACATCGTCTGGGGCCTCAACGCCCCGATCGGCAAAAGCGTGCTTCAGTCCGAGGCGAATCCCGGGGGAATCAGCCCCTTCGCGCTGAGCGTCTACCGCATGGTGGGCGCCGCGCTGCTGTTCTGGGCCGTATCGCTCTTCTTTCCCCGCGAACGGGTCGCACCGCGCGACATCGTGCTGCTGCTCTTCGCCTCGGTGTTCGGCATCCAGCTCAACCAGATGCTCTTCCTCTGGGGGCTGTCGCTCACGTCGCCCATCGACACCTCGATCATCGCCACCATCGTCCCCGTGCTGACCATGATACTGGCGACGCTCTTCCTGCGCGAGCCGATCACGTGGCTCAAGGCCGGAGGCGTGTTCCTCGGATGCGCCGGGGCGCTGATCCTCATTCTCGTGAGCCAGCACGGAACGGGCCACACATCGAGCGTCAAAGGCGACGTGCTCTGCATCGTCAGCGCCGTCAGCTACGCCACCTACCTCACGGCCTTCCGCAACGTGATCGTCCGCTACTCGCCCGTGACGACGATGAAATGGATGTTCCTCTTCGCGGCCGTCGCGGCTCTGGCGATCTACTGGCGCCCGCTGACGGAGGTGGACTACGCCGCCGTGTCGCCGCGCATCTGGGGCGGCGTGGCCTACGTGGTCGTCGGCGCGACATTCTTCTCCTATCTGATGGTTCCCGTGGCGCAGCACCACCTGCGGCCGACGGTCGTATCGATGTACAACTACGTGCAGCCCATCGTGGCGGTGCTCTTCACCGTGGCCCTCGGGCTCGACACCTTCGGCTTCACCAAAGCCGGGGCCGCGCTGTGCGTCTTCGTCGGGGTGTGGCTGGTGACCAAATCGAAATCCCGGGCGCAACTGGACGCAGCCCGGCTGCAAGATAAAAAAGGTTGA
- a CDS encoding YebC/PmpR family DNA-binding transcriptional regulator — MGRAFEYRKARKLKRWGHMARTFTKLGKEIEIAVKAGGSDPSGNTRLRILIQNAKAENMPKENIERAIKRATEKDAADYKEVIYEGYGPHGIAFLVETATDNTNRTVANVRMYFNKCGGTLGNSGSVGFLFDHKCVFKFRAAEGVDPEELELEMIDLGVDEFYPEEDGITVYAPYESFGVIQKWLDDKGFEIVSGESVRIPADVKELDAEGRESVEKLVEKLEEDDDVVNVYHTMKEADEE, encoded by the coding sequence ATGGGAAGAGCCTTTGAGTATCGCAAAGCGCGAAAATTGAAACGCTGGGGCCATATGGCCCGCACCTTCACCAAGCTGGGCAAGGAGATCGAGATCGCCGTCAAGGCCGGAGGCTCCGATCCGTCGGGCAATACCCGCCTGCGCATTCTGATTCAGAACGCCAAGGCCGAGAACATGCCCAAGGAGAATATCGAGCGCGCCATCAAGCGTGCCACCGAGAAGGACGCCGCCGATTACAAGGAGGTGATCTACGAAGGATACGGCCCCCACGGCATCGCGTTCCTGGTCGAGACCGCCACGGACAACACCAACCGTACGGTGGCCAATGTGCGCATGTATTTCAACAAGTGCGGCGGCACGCTGGGCAACAGCGGTTCGGTCGGATTCCTGTTCGACCACAAGTGCGTCTTCAAGTTCCGCGCCGCCGAGGGCGTCGATCCCGAAGAACTGGAGCTGGAGATGATCGACCTGGGTGTCGATGAGTTTTATCCCGAGGAGGACGGCATCACGGTCTACGCTCCCTATGAATCTTTCGGCGTCATTCAGAAGTGGCTCGACGACAAGGGTTTCGAGATCGTTTCCGGAGAGTCGGTGCGGATTCCGGCCGACGTGAAGGAGCTCGACGCCGAGGGCCGCGAATCGGTCGAGAAGCTGGTCGAGAAGCTCGAAGAGGACGACGACGTGGTGAACGTTTACCACACCATGAAGGAGGCCGACGAAGAGTAG
- a CDS encoding RNA polymerase sigma-70 factor → MYRIFSMDTASSFSQQLFEQLFRQYKRKYLLIANSYVRDSKTAEDIVHDSFMAVWEHRNDITGTNIEAYLYKVIRNNCLMYRRNRQIGQAVYEQIKLKERSTMDYYTRAIESCDPDTLLQDEILEICRAQLEQMPELTQQIFKARRLEGKSYKEIAEQFGIPQKKVDKQLQQAVIKLRRALKDFFSIIFTM, encoded by the coding sequence GTGTATAGAATCTTCTCTATGGACACAGCTTCGTCGTTCTCACAACAACTTTTCGAGCAGTTATTCCGCCAATACAAGCGGAAATACCTGCTCATAGCCAACAGCTATGTGCGTGATTCCAAAACGGCCGAAGACATCGTGCACGACAGTTTCATGGCCGTATGGGAACACCGCAACGACATCACCGGAACGAACATCGAAGCCTATCTGTATAAAGTCATCCGGAACAACTGCCTGATGTATCGCCGAAACCGGCAAATCGGGCAGGCCGTCTACGAACAAATCAAACTCAAAGAGCGCAGCACGATGGATTACTATACCCGGGCCATCGAGAGCTGCGACCCGGACACCCTGCTCCAAGACGAAATTCTCGAAATATGCCGGGCACAGCTCGAGCAAATGCCGGAACTTACACAACAGATATTCAAGGCCCGGCGGCTGGAGGGAAAGAGTTACAAGGAGATTGCCGAGCAGTTCGGCATTCCGCAGAAAAAGGTCGATAAACAACTCCAACAGGCAGTTATCAAGTTGCGTCGCGCGTTGAAAGACTTCTTTTCGATTATCTTCACCATGTAA
- a CDS encoding DMT family transporter, which yields MVFANVFFGANFSFYVSLTRNYLDFQQIFMLQVLSAAIFFIPFALFSKQSFRITWRDAGNILIVTLLIVYGWMYMLLWGSSYTTPIDASIIATLGPAFTLIMDHLMHPHKYIRARVVGVVCALVGAAILLFSDGFTLTHGSRAQGNLFVLVAVVAIAINTVIIKPQLEKLGTLVVMGWYYIIGLAVTAPFFWKYIAHVPFLHLPLYAQAELAYILILGTVLPMYLLYRGTEKLTSVHTALYRYIQPLIAGILAVTRGQARFNAANMTALAFIFAGVVLVVVGYKYYVRHGEVQLRSDGLLPH from the coding sequence TTGGTCTTCGCTAACGTCTTTTTCGGGGCGAATTTCTCGTTTTACGTTTCGCTCACGCGCAATTACCTCGACTTCCAGCAGATCTTCATGCTTCAGGTGCTCTCGGCGGCGATCTTCTTCATCCCCTTCGCACTCTTCTCGAAGCAGTCGTTCCGCATCACGTGGCGCGATGCCGGCAACATCCTGATCGTCACGCTGCTGATCGTCTACGGGTGGATGTATATGCTGCTCTGGGGCTCGTCCTACACCACGCCTATCGACGCCTCGATCATCGCCACGCTGGGCCCGGCCTTCACGCTCATCATGGACCACCTGATGCACCCGCACAAATACATCCGGGCCCGCGTCGTGGGTGTCGTCTGCGCGTTGGTCGGGGCCGCCATCCTGCTTTTCAGCGACGGATTCACACTCACCCACGGCAGCCGGGCGCAGGGCAACCTGTTCGTGCTCGTCGCCGTGGTGGCCATCGCCATCAATACGGTGATCATCAAGCCGCAGCTCGAAAAACTGGGCACGCTGGTCGTGATGGGATGGTATTACATCATCGGGCTGGCCGTCACGGCGCCCTTCTTCTGGAAATACATCGCCCATGTGCCGTTCCTGCACCTGCCGCTCTATGCGCAGGCCGAACTGGCTTATATCCTGATCCTGGGCACCGTCCTGCCGATGTACCTGCTCTACCGCGGCACGGAAAAACTGACCTCCGTGCATACGGCCCTTTACCGTTATATCCAGCCTCTTATCGCCGGCATCCTGGCCGTCACGCGCGGTCAGGCGCGCTTCAACGCGGCGAACATGACGGCGCTGGCCTTTATCTTCGCGGGGGTCGTGCTGGTCGTCGTCGGCTATAAATACTACGTCCGCCACGGAGAGGTGCAGCTGCGGTCCGACGGGCTGCTGCCGCACTAA
- a CDS encoding VOC family protein, which translates to MEIKSRFDHFNINVTDLARSLDFYDKALGLKEVGRKEASDGSFVLVYLGDGQTPFRLELTWLRDHAATPYELGENESHLCMRVAGDYDAIREYHRGMGCVCYENLDMGLYFINDPDDYWIEILPVK; encoded by the coding sequence ATGGAAATCAAAAGCCGTTTTGACCATTTCAATATCAATGTCACGGACCTCGCACGCAGCCTCGACTTCTACGACAAGGCGCTCGGGCTGAAAGAGGTCGGCCGCAAGGAGGCATCCGACGGATCGTTCGTGCTGGTGTATCTCGGCGACGGGCAGACCCCGTTCCGCCTCGAACTGACGTGGCTCCGCGACCACGCCGCAACGCCCTACGAACTGGGCGAGAACGAAAGCCACCTCTGCATGCGCGTCGCAGGCGACTACGACGCCATCCGCGAATATCATCGCGGAATGGGGTGCGTCTGTTATGAAAACCTCGATATGGGGCTCTATTTCATCAACGACCCGGACGACTACTGGATCGAAATCCTGCCCGTCAAATAG